The Myxococcales bacterium genomic sequence GCTTTCGGCGCGGGGCGGCCTGGTGGGGCCTGCGCTCACCTACGGCAGCCGCGCGCTCGACGCCGATCGTGATGGCTATGCCCGCCTGCTCGGCGGCGGCGACTGCAACGACGCCGAGCCCGAGATCAACCCCGGCGCCCTCGACTGGCCCGATGATGGCGTGGATCAGGATTGCGACGGCCACGACGCGGTCTTTGCCCCCCTCACGTCACCGCCGTTTCATGCCGTGCCCCAAACGGTGCCCCGGGACGCGAACATCCTGCTGGTCGCCATCGACACCTTGCGCGCCGATCGCCTCGGGGCCTATGGCTACCCTCGCAACACCTCTGCCCACCTCGACCGCCTGGCCCAAGAGGGGGTGGTGTTCGAGAACGGATGGGCGCATGCGCCTTCCACCCGTTATTCGATGCCGGCGCTCTTCACGGGGCGCTGGCCAAGCGCCCTCAGCTGGCAGGACTGCAACGCGTGTCGCAGCTGGTGGCCGCGTCTGGCGCCTTCCGTGCGCACGCTGGGGCAGGCCCTCAAAGACGCGGGGCTCGTGACGGGCAGCCTGTGGGCGTACAGCTATTTCGATGCGGACGAACGCCGGGGCTTCGAGCGGGGCATCGACGTCTACGACACGCGGCGGGCCGCTTTGCATACCAACGTGGCGGGGCCCGCCGAGTCGGTGGGCTCTTCGGCCCGCGAGATCACCGATGATGCTCTTGGCTTCATCGAAGCGCACAAAGACCAACGGTTCTTTCTTTCGGTTCACTACTACGACCCCCACCTCTCCTACGAACGACACCCGGGCGCGCCCGATTTTGGCGCTGCGCCCGCGGATCTCTACGATCGCGAGGTGTGGTTCACCGACCAGCAGCTCGGGCGGCTCTTCGAGGGGCTCGTGCGTGAGGGCTTGTGGGAGCGCACCATCGTGGTGGTCACGGGAGATCACGGCGAAGGCTTCGGCGAACGCGGCGTGGTCGCGCACGGCTACCACCTTTACCCGCCCCAAACGAAGGTGCCCTTCATCGTGCGGGTTCCGGGGCTGCCCCCGCGGCGGGTGGCCACGCCCGTGAGCCACGTCGATGTGGCACCCACCCTGGTCAATCTGCTGGGAGCGCCCCACGAAGAGAGCTTCCTGGGCCGCTCGTTCGTGGATCTGCTCGCCGGCACGCCGCGCCCCGAGGTGCCGATTGCGCCCGTGTTCCAGGAGGTGTCGTACGAAGGCGACAACAAAAAACGCGGCATCGTCACCGAGACCCATCAGCTGGTGTGGAACTGGACGCCTCACAACACCACAGAGTGTTACGACCTGGCCCAGCCGAACGGTCCCGATCTGTGGGGCACGCCTGCCGGTGCCGACGTGTGCCCGGCCCTCAAGGCGCGTTTGCGACAGTGGATGGCCTGGCTCGCGGTGCCGCCCGACGCCCAAGCCCAGATCGCCAAAGGGGTGTTCGTCGAAGGCCGAAAGCCCCCCCCGCCCACCTTGCCCGTGCACGCGACCTTGGGGGCGGTGGTGCGCTTCAAAGGCGTGGATCTGTCGAACACCACGGTGGCACGCGGCGAGTCTTTCGAGGTGGCCTATCACTTCGAGGTGCTGGGCAAGATTCCCGAAGGTTGGAAGCTGTTTTTCCATCTCAACGGTCCGTCCGGTGTGTTCGTCAATCTGGATCACCCACCGCTTGCGGGAGCGTTTCCCCTGGAACGGTGGCGCCAAGGCCAAACCATCGTGGATCGTCACGTTGCTGCGGTCCCCCCCCACCTGCCCCCGGGCAGCTACACGCTGTACGTGGGCCTTTGGAAGGGCTCCGAACGGATGGACGTGGTGCCCACCGCCGCGAGCGACGGC encodes the following:
- a CDS encoding sulfatase-like hydrolase/transferase translates to MSNRPSLASAVLSGLGAGAVVGLADGVRVALGAGLSPAGFGRTVALALAVDAIGGGTLGLVCSVWGWVRVWGQAGSPGPVARVGGAAAAGALAAGLGVATLLATATRVNRFLAAGLVVLALGLGFALAAAFGPALARAFSRGAPQADDSDRPAGLSVLGRWLFGPLALGLVSGAAFVIVWRTRAPLRGAALLERGAWVALLGLGGPWFVARAARAGAHVRVGVAGARGVKVAVPGLCLAAAAGLGALRWERDLQFLPWADLIVAALIAAVGVGLHRAGAFRSLRRAGMYAAVGLGLCVPLALASAGSEVARKVLSARGGLVGPALTYGSRALDADRDGYARLLGGGDCNDAEPEINPGALDWPDDGVDQDCDGHDAVFAPLTSPPFHAVPQTVPRDANILLVAIDTLRADRLGAYGYPRNTSAHLDRLAQEGVVFENGWAHAPSTRYSMPALFTGRWPSALSWQDCNACRSWWPRLAPSVRTLGQALKDAGLVTGSLWAYSYFDADERRGFERGIDVYDTRRAALHTNVAGPAESVGSSAREITDDALGFIEAHKDQRFFLSVHYYDPHLSYERHPGAPDFGAAPADLYDREVWFTDQQLGRLFEGLVREGLWERTIVVVTGDHGEGFGERGVVAHGYHLYPPQTKVPFIVRVPGLPPRRVATPVSHVDVAPTLVNLLGAPHEESFLGRSFVDLLAGTPRPEVPIAPVFQEVSYEGDNKKRGIVTETHQLVWNWTPHNTTECYDLAQPNGPDLWGTPAGADVCPALKARLRQWMAWLAVPPDAQAQIAKGVFVEGRKPPPPTLPVHATLGAVVRFKGVDLSNTTVARGESFEVAYHFEVLGKIPEGWKLFFHLNGPSGVFVNLDHPPLAGAFPLERWRQGQTIVDRHVAAVPPHLPPGSYTLYVGLWKGSERMDVVPTAASDGSKRLIVGTLTVN